From Thermogladius calderae 1633, a single genomic window includes:
- a CDS encoding cation transporter encodes MANLTLRLKWASRVLTYTFALGLLGVLIDSVFVVFLNNIILFTDLIHWVTDSLLELTLLLGLYFASRLSRRYPMGVVVLESTLGLLIALTVVGVYFYVFYDFLNGLLYASEEAAVNVYSSIATIAGTALTVLAYTTLKKGFEKYNVETLRYESTHALVDVLAGVTATAGILVTSITRSTALEVLFTVVLMMFILHSVQGIVSDSVSLIRGENLDYKMSLAVMNSIQDLLATAGARVKSVEARKLTSFYVISVEVYIDPLTTIRDAFKLRRKIVKRVVELYDTVYHVDVRFHPEVTFERVTEGERSRGNELKARRKR; translated from the coding sequence ATGGCCAACCTTACCTTGAGGCTTAAATGGGCTAGTAGAGTCCTAACGTACACGTTTGCACTCGGGTTACTCGGCGTTTTAATCGACTCGGTGTTCGTTGTCTTCCTGAACAACATAATACTGTTCACAGACTTGATACACTGGGTCACGGACTCGCTCCTAGAGCTAACCCTGCTACTTGGGCTATACTTCGCGAGCCGCCTGAGTAGGAGGTACCCTATGGGTGTTGTGGTCCTGGAGTCGACACTGGGCCTGTTAATAGCTCTAACCGTGGTCGGCGTCTACTTCTACGTCTTCTACGACTTCTTGAACGGCCTTCTATACGCGAGTGAAGAGGCTGCTGTTAACGTATACTCCAGTATTGCCACGATCGCCGGGACCGCTCTTACCGTCTTGGCGTACACCACGTTGAAGAAAGGGTTCGAGAAGTACAATGTAGAGACTCTTAGGTACGAGTCCACGCACGCGCTAGTTGACGTACTGGCAGGTGTAACAGCCACCGCGGGGATACTAGTCACATCTATAACAAGGAGTACGGCTCTAGAAGTACTGTTCACGGTCGTGTTGATGATGTTCATACTCCACAGCGTACAGGGCATAGTCAGCGACAGCGTGTCCCTGATAAGGGGCGAGAACCTCGACTACAAGATGAGCCTCGCAGTAATGAACAGCATCCAAGACCTTCTGGCTACTGCGGGGGCCCGCGTTAAGTCTGTTGAAGCAAGGAAGCTCACGTCGTTCTACGTGATCAGCGTCGAGGTGTACATCGACCCCCTCACCACGATAAGAGACGCTTTCAAATTGAGGAGGAAGATAGTCAAGAGAGTGGTCGAGCTCTACGACACGGTATACCACGTAGACGTCAGATTCCACCCGGAGGTCACGTTTGAAAGGGTTACGGAGGGCGAGAGGTCTCGGGGAAACGAGTTGAAGGCGAGGAGGAAGAGGTAA
- a CDS encoding PLP-dependent aminotransferase family protein, with translation MSAAYKFSYRVNFVKPSPIRTLVSKISAISATRKVVSFAAGEPDPNVIPRDLYSTILGKVLHEEAKSCNYSPTEGLPSLRKSIADFMWRYEGVKTSEDNVLVTVGGSQAIDLLGKLFIDPGDHVILENPSYVNTMVDWEFYGARLVGVGVDAEGVDTQNLEAVVKRLLSEGRRVKLVYTIPTGHNPAGVVMSEDRRKHLVEIASRYDLLVVEDAAYNHLVYEGSYKPLSHYDKEGRVVYVGSFSKVLGTGLRIGWLNASSEIVEVVKAIKGPSDMCAPVPMQLLVDRVLREGLYDQIKRRAVEEYARKRDTMMSALDEYVQGAVYNRPRGGMFILLKLPVDVDSEVFADRLLEKYSVAVVPAKPFYLDDSGRSSIRLNFTMVKADEIEDGIKKLGLLIRELA, from the coding sequence ATGTCAGCGGCTTACAAGTTCTCCTACCGGGTAAACTTCGTTAAACCATCCCCGATAAGGACTCTCGTCTCAAAGATATCGGCGATCTCCGCTACGAGAAAAGTTGTATCGTTTGCGGCCGGCGAGCCGGACCCCAACGTAATACCGAGAGACCTCTACTCTACTATTCTCGGCAAGGTCCTCCACGAGGAGGCCAAGTCCTGCAACTACTCTCCAACTGAGGGGCTCCCCTCGCTCAGGAAATCTATTGCTGATTTCATGTGGAGGTACGAGGGCGTTAAGACCAGCGAGGACAACGTACTGGTGACGGTTGGTGGGAGTCAGGCGATCGACCTACTAGGCAAGCTCTTTATAGACCCTGGGGATCACGTGATCCTCGAAAACCCCAGCTATGTTAACACGATGGTCGACTGGGAGTTCTACGGGGCACGGCTTGTCGGTGTCGGCGTCGATGCTGAAGGGGTTGATACCCAGAACCTCGAGGCTGTCGTGAAGAGACTTCTATCGGAGGGTAGAAGGGTAAAACTCGTCTACACGATACCCACAGGACACAACCCTGCCGGGGTCGTCATGAGCGAGGATAGGAGAAAGCATTTAGTCGAGATCGCGTCGAGGTACGACCTCCTGGTCGTCGAGGACGCCGCGTACAATCACTTGGTCTACGAGGGTAGCTACAAGCCGCTCTCCCACTACGACAAGGAGGGGAGGGTTGTCTACGTCGGAAGCTTCAGCAAGGTGCTCGGGACGGGTCTACGCATAGGCTGGCTCAATGCCTCCTCCGAAATAGTGGAAGTCGTAAAGGCGATTAAAGGCCCCAGCGACATGTGCGCTCCAGTCCCGATGCAACTTCTGGTAGACCGGGTCTTAAGAGAGGGCCTATACGACCAGATAAAGAGGAGGGCCGTGGAGGAGTACGCGAGAAAGCGTGACACTATGATGTCCGCACTGGACGAGTACGTCCAGGGAGCCGTGTACAATAGGCCGCGCGGTGGCATGTTCATACTGCTGAAACTCCCCGTAGACGTAGACTCGGAGGTCTTCGCCGACAGGTTACTGGAGAAGTACAGCGTGGCGGTAGTCCCCGCAAAACCATTCTACCTCGACGACTCCGGGAGGAGTAGCATCAGGCTCAACTTTACAATGGTTAAAGCAGACGAGATCGAGGACGGTATTAAAAAGCTCGGGCTTCTAATCAGGGAGCTCGCCTAG
- the gcvH gene encoding glycine cleavage system protein GcvH — MGSVSSGEIVVEVGKKKYVVKTDRLYTESDEWIKVEGNKGIVGVTDYAQKELRDIVGVELPEVGTEVKKGKAVGSLDSVKATSHYYAPVSGVVTRVNEKLTDTPELINKDPYGEGWIFELEIKDLNELNSLLKPEAYAEKIRRHAH; from the coding sequence GTGGGTAGTGTGTCTAGCGGGGAGATAGTGGTAGAAGTGGGGAAAAAGAAGTACGTGGTGAAGACGGACAGGCTCTACACCGAGAGCGACGAGTGGATTAAGGTCGAGGGCAACAAAGGCATTGTAGGTGTAACAGACTACGCTCAGAAAGAGCTCAGAGACATAGTCGGCGTCGAGCTACCGGAGGTTGGCACAGAGGTGAAGAAGGGGAAGGCGGTGGGGAGTCTAGACTCTGTGAAGGCGACCTCCCACTACTACGCACCTGTGTCAGGTGTAGTTACCAGGGTCAACGAGAAGCTCACCGATACACCTGAGCTGATAAACAAAGACCCATACGGCGAGGGCTGGATATTCGAGCTGGAGATCAAGGACCTGAACGAACTCAACAGCCTGTTGAAACCCGAGGCCTACGCCGAGAAGATCAGGAGACATGCCCACTGA
- the glyA gene encoding serine hydroxymethyltransferase, protein MLEDLLSKYPDLKHVYDLTTTHTRYRKRETINLIASENVMSPLAMLLYLNDMMHRYAEGKPFKRFYQGLKYVDELEVKASELMGQLLNTKFVDLRPVSGTTANAAAFRTFTKPGDKAVVAPVQAGAHVSHTRYGTLGALGIEQIDMPFSLEEWNIDVDKAVKLIEEVKPKIVTLGGSLYIFPHPTRPIAEAAHSVGAKVIHDVAHVLGLIVGGVWPNPLTEGADVITSSTHKTFPGPQGGLFATRLEEDYKEIGKVIFPMFVSNHHLHRLAATAITALEMREFGRDYASQVVKNAKALAQALASRGIKVVMEEKGYTESHQVVLDVSRHGRGTKVATALEEANIIVNKNMLPWDRPEDVKDPSGIRIGVQEVTRWGMREGEMDEIAELIKQVVVDKRDPAEVRRKVIEFRKEFLEVQYCFKISREDEVKLLSLLLHP, encoded by the coding sequence ATGCTAGAGGACCTACTATCAAAGTACCCCGATCTAAAGCACGTATACGACCTTACGACCACCCATACCAGGTACAGGAAGAGGGAGACGATCAACCTAATAGCGAGCGAGAACGTGATGTCGCCGCTCGCGATGCTACTGTACTTGAACGACATGATGCACAGGTACGCCGAAGGCAAGCCGTTCAAGAGGTTCTACCAGGGGCTGAAGTACGTCGACGAACTGGAGGTGAAGGCCTCAGAACTCATGGGCCAACTGCTCAACACCAAGTTCGTTGACTTAAGACCGGTCAGCGGTACTACAGCCAACGCTGCTGCTTTCAGGACCTTCACCAAGCCCGGGGACAAGGCTGTAGTGGCGCCAGTCCAAGCAGGGGCGCACGTTAGCCACACACGCTACGGCACACTAGGCGCTCTCGGGATAGAGCAGATAGACATGCCGTTCTCTCTCGAGGAGTGGAATATAGATGTGGACAAGGCGGTTAAACTGATCGAAGAAGTCAAGCCCAAGATCGTCACGCTCGGGGGCTCACTCTACATATTCCCCCACCCCACTAGACCGATCGCTGAGGCCGCGCACAGCGTTGGTGCCAAGGTGATACACGACGTCGCACACGTACTAGGCCTCATCGTGGGGGGAGTCTGGCCCAACCCCCTCACCGAGGGAGCCGACGTCATAACGTCCTCGACGCACAAGACGTTTCCGGGACCACAAGGAGGCCTGTTCGCAACGAGACTAGAGGAGGACTACAAGGAGATAGGTAAAGTCATATTCCCCATGTTCGTCTCCAACCACCACTTACACAGACTAGCCGCCACCGCGATCACGGCCCTCGAGATGAGAGAGTTCGGGAGGGACTACGCAAGCCAGGTTGTGAAGAACGCCAAGGCCCTCGCTCAGGCTCTAGCGAGTAGGGGGATCAAGGTCGTGATGGAGGAGAAGGGCTACACCGAGAGCCACCAGGTAGTCTTAGACGTCTCGAGGCACGGCAGGGGTACAAAGGTGGCAACAGCCCTCGAAGAAGCGAACATAATAGTCAACAAGAACATGTTGCCGTGGGACAGGCCGGAGGACGTGAAAGACCCCTCGGGTATCAGGATAGGCGTGCAGGAGGTCACGAGGTGGGGGATGAGAGAGGGGGAGATGGACGAGATAGCCGAGCTCATCAAGCAGGTAGTCGTGGACAAGAGGGACCCAGCGGAGGTCAGGCGAAAAGTAATCGAGTTCAGGAAGGAGTTCCTCGAGGTCCAGTACTGCTTCAAGATCTCGAGAGAGGACGAGGTAAAGTTATTGTCTCTCCTACTGCATCCATAA
- a CDS encoding ATP-NAD kinase family protein, which translates to MRVGFIVNPYAGLGGVIGSKGTDEKAVARALSLGYQLIAPRRALEFLRSMRSREFRIVTAAGLMGEEEIAEAGLSELVEKVVGERKVSTTREDTIASATEMLRAGVDIIVFVGGDGTLKDVYSVVGASVPVLGVPSGVKVYSGAFAYTPRDAAGILEAYLRGSGSVVEAEVVDVDEELFRSDKLSLRVYGYVKTVRVEGLLQPSKGTVVAPDDEENKRAIARYLYETMEDGAYYILGPGSTVKAIGEFLQDDLTQLGVDVVLNKRVVLKDTWERPLLDIVGRGTKTYVVVTPIGRQGFIFGRGNQQISPNILRLIPRENIIVVATLSKIRELDYLRVYTGDEEVDSKLRGYYRVLVDYGQYMVKKAV; encoded by the coding sequence ATGAGAGTCGGCTTCATAGTCAACCCGTATGCAGGGCTTGGGGGCGTTATAGGTAGCAAGGGGACCGACGAGAAGGCCGTAGCAAGGGCTCTCTCGCTGGGATACCAGCTGATCGCCCCTAGGCGTGCGCTCGAGTTCCTCCGGAGCATGCGTTCGAGGGAGTTTAGAATAGTGACGGCAGCGGGCCTAATGGGCGAGGAGGAGATAGCCGAGGCGGGTCTTAGCGAGCTCGTGGAAAAAGTCGTTGGGGAGAGAAAAGTTTCTACGACCAGGGAGGACACTATTGCGTCAGCCACTGAAATGCTTCGTGCGGGAGTCGACATTATCGTCTTCGTGGGGGGCGACGGCACTCTAAAGGACGTTTACAGCGTAGTCGGAGCCTCGGTGCCAGTCTTGGGCGTGCCCAGCGGGGTTAAAGTCTACAGCGGGGCTTTCGCGTACACACCACGTGACGCAGCCGGGATTCTCGAGGCCTACTTGCGTGGTAGCGGGTCTGTCGTCGAGGCGGAGGTCGTGGACGTAGACGAGGAGTTGTTCCGGTCGGATAAACTAAGCCTAAGAGTTTACGGGTACGTCAAGACTGTGAGGGTTGAGGGCCTACTCCAGCCTAGCAAAGGCACTGTGGTAGCTCCCGACGACGAAGAGAACAAGAGAGCGATAGCTAGGTACCTGTACGAGACAATGGAGGACGGCGCTTACTACATACTGGGCCCTGGTAGTACGGTGAAGGCTATAGGGGAGTTCTTACAGGACGACCTCACGCAATTGGGAGTAGACGTGGTACTCAACAAGAGAGTTGTATTGAAGGATACTTGGGAGAGGCCTCTGCTGGACATAGTCGGTAGAGGTACGAAGACGTACGTTGTCGTCACACCGATTGGGAGACAGGGCTTTATATTCGGTAGGGGTAACCAGCAGATCTCGCCGAACATACTGAGGCTTATACCAAGGGAGAATATCATCGTGGTCGCGACTCTGTCCAAGATCCGCGAGCTGGACTACTTAAGGGTCTACACTGGAGACGAGGAGGTTGACAGCAAGCTCAGGGGCTACTACAGAGTGCTAGTAGACTACGGTCAGTATATGGTGAAAAAAGCGGTTTAA